TAGAGGGAACTCTTACTAAAGTGGTGACTCTCGGCATTCCTCCCACTCCGGTCATTCCCGAGCCAGGCACCTGGGCGCTCATGCTGAGCGGGTTAATGCCGGTCGCTCTGCGCCTGCGCAAAAAGGCTTAACAGGTAAACACACTCCTTCCCTCCTACATCCCTCTCCTCAAGCAGGAGGGGGATTTCCTTTTGTGGGAAGAAGGCTACAGCGAAAGCCGTGCCCTTTGAGGGAACACTGGCACAGGCTGAAGCCTGCGGCGACAACGCTGTGGAGGGCGAGGCTCCTGCCGAGCCGTACCCCTTGGTCGCGACGGAGCGCCCGCCCTCCAATACTGCCGGTCCGCAGAAGATTACCCCTGTCCGTTAGCGTTCTGGACGTGGAAATCGAAATGGATAGGTTCGTGCGTGGTCAGGTGGCGTTGAATCTCCTTCACACGCACCGTATGCACACGGTCGGAACCGTTTTGTAGGCTCAGCTCCAGCACGGCGTTACTCTTTCCACCCTGCTGTACGATGGCGTCTATTGTCTCACGCACGGGAACCAGCAGTTGCAGAGGTTCTATCCCTTTGCCGTAAAGGCTGGCGGTTGCGTAGCCTTTGCGCCGCCACTCCTTGCGTTGTCCTTTGGTCAAGCCGTGATGCACCATTGCGCTAATTGCCACGGACATCACCTCCTTTACCAAAGTGTTTAAACTGCACGACGCAAGCGCAAAGCGTTCGTGACCACCGATACCGAACTGAGGCTCATCGCCAGTGCGGCGAGCATAGGACTAAGGTAGCCCATCGCCGCCAGGGGGATACCCAGTACATTATACACAAAGGCGAAAAAGAGGTTCTGGCGTATCGTGCGCACCGTGGCGTGCGACAGTTTCAGCGCGGTAGCTACCCCACGCAGGTCGCTGCCCAGCAAGGCGATGTCTGCGCTTTCCAGCGCCACGTCGGTACCTTCGCCCATCGCGATACCCACGTCCGCCTGCGCCAGAGCGGGAGCGTCGTTGATGCCGTCCCCCACGAAAGCCACCCTGTGCCCCTGCTTTTGCAGCGCTGCGACCGCTTCCGCTTTGCCCTGCGGCAACACCTCTGCCAATACCCGCTCTGAGGGAATGCCCACTTCCTGCGCGATGGCTTTTGCCACCACCCGCTGGTCGCCGGTGACCATCCATACCTCCAGCCCCATCGCCTGTAGCTGGGCAACCGCTTCCCGTGCCGTCGGGTGCGGTTCATCGCGCAGGGCAAGCACCCCCGCGCTCTCGCCGTTTATCGCTACCAGCACCGTGGTGTAACCCTGCGATTGCAAGGTGTACACCTTCGCTTGCGCCTTCGGGCTGAGCGTTATTGCCTCTTCCTCCAGCAGACGTGCGGAACCAACCGCCAGGCGACGCCCTTCCACCTCCGCCAGCACGCCGCCACCAGCAACGGCGCGAAAGCCGTTTATTGGGGGCAACGGTATCGCGCGCTCTTGCGCGCATTGCACAATAGCCTGCCCAAACGGGTGCGTGGAGCCGACCTCTGCTGCAGCTGCCAGACGAAGTAACTCCTCTTCTGCCACGCTGTTCAGCGCCTCTACATGATGCACGCGGGGTTTCCCCAACGTCAGCGTGCCCGTCTTATCCAGAACCACCGTGTCAACCTGACGGGCGCGCTCCAGTGTCTCGGCATCCTTTACCAGCACGCCCAGCTCCGCCCCTCTGCCTGTGCCCACCAGCACTGCTGTCGGCGTCGCCAGCCCTAGCGCACACGGACAGGCAATCACCAGCACGCCCACCGCGTGAATCATCGCCGTGGTAAAGTCCACCTTCAACACCAGTAGCCACACGCCCAACGTGGCCAGCGCAATCAACAGCACAATCGGCACGAACACCGCTGCTACCGCATCTGCTAGCCGCTGTACCGGAGCCTTTGCCGCTTGCGCCCTTTCTACCGCCCGCACGATTTGCGCCAGCATGGTATCCGCTCCCACCCGGTGTGCCCGAATCACCAGCACGCCGTCAGTGTTCAGCGTGCCTGCTGCGACAGGGTCTCCGATGCGCTTTTCCACTGGCACGCTTTCGCCCGTGAGCATGCTTTCGTCCACCGTAGCAAAACCCTCCACGACCGCGCCGTCCACCGGTATCGCCTCGCCGCTACGCACGCGCAACAGATCGCCCACCTGCACCGCAGACACAGGTATAATCTCCTCTCCACCGTCGCGTATGCGCGTCGCTTCCTGTGGTGCAAGGCGCATCAGCCGTTCAATCGCCTGGCGGGCGCGCCCCTTCGCTCGCGCCTCGAGATATTTGCCAAAGGTAATGAGCGTGATAATGACCGCCGCCGTCTCGTAATATACTGCTCCATCTGTCCAGAAAGTGGCGATAAGACTGGTGAAATAGGCGGCGGATGTGCCCAGCACAATCAGCGTTTCCATGTTCGCGCTTCGGGCGCGGAGGGCATGCCAAGCCTTCACGTAAAACGGCGCACCGATGACGAACTGCACAGGAGTAGTCAGCGCGAGTTGAAGCAGCTTCAACGCATGAGAAGGGTGGTGTACTGCCATGCTCAGCACGAACACAGGCAGGGTGAGCAATGTACTCACCAGCAGGCGATGTCGGGCATTGCGCAGCTCTTGTTCACTGCGCTCAGAGGGTAGCGGAGCCGGGGTTTCTTCAGTGACGGGCTGGGCAGTGTAACCCGCCATCTCAACCGCTTCCAGCAACCGCTCCATCTGCACCGCACTCGGGTCGGCACGGATGGTTGCACTTTCGGTGGCGAGGTTGACAATAGCCTCCTGCACGCCTGGCACCCTTTTGAGCGCGCGCTCTACCCGAGCCACGCAAGCCGCGCAGGTCATCCCTTCGATTTGTAAACGTATCTCTTGTGTGGGCATTTCCGCCTCTCTATGGGGAAACTCTTGCAACTGCATTATACCTGCTCTCTTGCAGGAATCGGCATGGGCAATGCCCAAATGCTTTGCAACGGCTTCCACGCAAAACTTCGCAGGAGGGTACACCGTAGCGTGCGACGATACATCACCTATCTCGTTGTGATATTGCTTGTAGCGCTGTTTGCTGCAGGCTGTGGCAAAAGGCAGGCTTCTGCGCCACCGGCACAGAACGTGTTGCGCTACGCTCTGACCACCGAACCCACCACCTTTGACCCTGCCCTGGTGCGCGACGGTCCGACTATCGACATGCTCTTCCACGTCTACGAGGGGCTGGTGCAGTGGGATGAGAACAACCGCCTGCGTCCCAATCTGGCGGAAAAGTGGGAAGTAAGCGGCAATGGGTGCGTCTACACCTTCCATCTGAAGCAAGGTGTGAAGTTCCACAACGGGCGTGAAGTGACCGCAGAGGACTTCAAGTACTCCATTGAGCGCGCCTGCGACCCCGAGCTGGCTTCGCCTGTCTCCGCCACCTATCTGAACGACATCGTGGGGGCGTTGGACAAGCTGAACCGCAAAGCCAAAGAGGTAAGGGGCGTGGAGGTGGTGGACAGATATACCCTGCGCATTACCATCGACCACCCGAAGGCGTACTTCCTTGCCAAGCTAACTTATCCAACCGCCTACGTGGTGTGTCGCGAGGCGATTGAGCAGAACGGGGACGAGGTGAACGGCAGACGGTTGCGCATCAATGAACGGTGCGCCGTTGGCACGGGACCGTTTAAGATAAGTCAGTATGTACCCGGCTCGAAGGTGGTGCTGGCGGCAAACAAAGACTATCATGGTGGCGCGCCCAAACTAGACGGCATCGAGCGACCCATTGTGCTGGACGCCAGCACCCGCCATGCCATGTACGAGCGTGGCGACCTCGATATCGTGGACGTGCAAAAAGGGGATTTACTGCGCGACCGGCAAGACCCTGTGTTGAGCAAGCAGTTGCACACCTTTGACCGGGCGGCGGTGTTCTATCTCGGCTTGAACCAGAACGTTTTCCCGCCGTTCAAAGACCGTCGCGTGCGCCTTGCGCTGGCTTATGCTACCGATAAGGAATCTATCGTGAAGGTAGCGCTGATGGGCGTGCCACAGAAGGCAAACGGTATCATCCCCCCGGGCGTACTGGGGCACGACCCTAATTTCAAGGGCATTCCCTACGACCCTGAAAAGGCGCGACAGCTGCTGGCGGAGGCAGGCTATCCGGGAGGTAAAGGCTTTCCCACGTTGACGCTTACTTTCCGCGAGAAGACACCCGACCTGCGCCGCACTGCCGAGATGGTCAAAGAGCAGTACCGCAAGGAGCTGGGCATTAACGTGGAACTGCGCGAAATGGAGTGGGGGGCATTTCTGGACGCCTTAGATCGCAAGGAACTGCCTTTCATCCATTTGCGCTGGGCGGCGGACTATCTGGATGCCCAGAACTTCCTGTCGGTGATGCTGCGTACCGGCGCACCCGAGAATGTGGTGGGTTACAGCAATCCGCGCTTCGATGCACTGTGCGACCAGGCGGACAGGGAACAGGACGAACAGAAACGCATCCAGCTCTACCGCGAGGCGGAGCGTATTGCAGTCACGGAGGACGTGCCATGGATAACCCTTTACTTCCAGCGCGACGTGGAGCTGATAAAGCCCTATGTGAAGGGCATCCGTGACTCGCTGATGGGGCACCTGCCGCATGTAACCACATCTATTGAACGATAAGAGACGCAGGAAATGTGGGTATGTTCCTGGATCATGTGTATCATTGCGAGGGAGCGCAGCGACCGAAGTAACCCCCCAATACATCTTGGCAACGTGGCAAAATATTTTCACAAGGATGTAGTGCATCCTGCCAGTGGTGAACTCCCCGCGCGTGGGCATGTGTGCGTACACAGGTGATGTGGAATGGGATTGGATGAAGAGGAAGCTTGATTCGCGCCACGATTTATGGTAAACTGGCGTTGCGTCGCATGACGACATCACACACCGCTCCGGACTCGTGCGCCGGTGTCCCGCCCGGGATCGCGCACGGGGTGGATGGAGCGGGAGGCATAACCTGGAAGCGAAGGAGGAAATACGGCTTTGGCAACGGTTACCATGAAGGAGCTCCTGGAAGCAGGAGTGCATTTCGGTCATCACACCCGCCGATGGAACCCCAAGATGAAGCGCTATATCTATGGCGCGCGCAATGGCATCTACATCATCGATCTGCACCAGACGCTTCAACTGTTTGAGCAAGCGCAGGCGTTTGTGCAGGAGGTGGTGCAGGACGGCGGGCATATCCTGTTTGTTGGAACCAAAAAACAAGCACAGGAAGCAGTGAAGGAAGCCGCCGAGCGCAGTCGGCAGTTCTACGTGAACAAGCGCTGGCTGGGCGGTATGCTCACCAACTGGAAGACCATCCAGGAGCGCATCAAGCGTCTCAACGAGCTTGAAAAGATGGAAGCGGACGGTTTACTGGACCGCCTGCCCAAGAAGGAAGCAGCCAAACTGCGCGAGGAGAAGGAGAAGCTGAACTCGGTGCTGGCGGGCATCAAGGAGATGCCCGGGCTTCCGCACGCGGTGTTTATTGTAGACCTGAAGAAGGAGCACATCGCGGTGCAGGAGGCGCATCGGCTGGAAATCCCTATCATCGCGATTGTGGATACCAACTGTGACCCTGATGAAGTGGATTACGTTATCCCGGGCAACGATGACGCCATCCGCGCCATCAAGCTGCTGTGCAACCGCATCGCCGACGCGATTATCGAGGTGAAAGCGGTGGAGTGGCAGGGTGCAGAGGTCGTGGAGACGCCCGAGGAGGCAGATGCGGAAGGCGAGGAGAAGCCCGAAGAGGGCGAACTGCTGCCGGAGGAGGAAATGGTGGCCGGCGAAGCAGAGGCAGTAGGAGAAGAGCCTCTGGACATTCTGGTTCGCCCGGGCGAGGAAGACGAATACTCCCGGATGTACGAGGAGTATAGCGAGTACGAAGAAGAAGAGGTCGAGCGTCAGCGCATACGACGAGCACAGGAGGAATAGGTATCGGTGGAAATCACAGCACAGATGGTCAAGGAGCTACGCGACCAGACCGGCGCAGGCATGATGGAATGCAAGCAGGCGCTGATTGAGGCGCAGGGAGATATGGAACGCGCGCGGCTGATTTTGCGCGAGAAGGGCGCAGCCGCTGCGGTGAAACGTGAATCGCGCCAGGCGTCGGAAGGCGTGGTAGTTTCCGCGGTGGCGCCGGACCACCGCCGTGCCGCACTTTTGGAACTCAACGCCGAAACCGATTTCGTCGCTCGTAACGATGAGTTCCAGTCGCTGGCGAAGGAGCTGGTGCAGCAGCTGGTGGACACCGGCTTCGATGGCACGCTGGAAGAGTTCCTGCAGCAACCCAGTCAGGTCGCTCCCGACCGCACCGTGCGCCAGCGCGTGGAGGACCTGGTGGCGCGTATCCGTGAAAAGATAGTCATCGGGCGCATCGCCACCTTCAGCACCGATAGCACCGGTTGCGTGGATACGTACATCCACCTCGGCGGCAAAATCGGCGTCATGGTGGAGTTAAAAGCGGCGACCGAGGCGGGGGCGCAACATCCCGAAACGCTGCGTCTGGCACGCGAGCTGGGTATGCAAATCGCTTTCGGCAACCCCGGCTACCTCACCCGCGACCAGGTACCTGCGCAGCTGATAGAGGAGGAGCGCGAGGTGCAACGCCAGCGCGCCATCAATGAAGGCAAACCTGCTCAGGCGATAGATAAAATCGTGGAAGGACGCCTCAGCAAGTTCTTCGAGCAAATCTGCCTGCTGGACCAGGGCTATATTCGCGATGAGAAGAAGTCGGTCAAGCAGGTAATAGAAGAGTTCTCCAAAACCGTCGGCGAACCGTTAACGGTGCAGCGGTTCATCCGGTTCCGCGTTGGGGAGAACAGTGGGGCTTAGCCGATGAGCGAGGGAGCGAGCGTACAACCCCGCTGGCAACGAGTGCTTCTGAAGCTCTCCGGCGAGGCATTCGCCGGAGAGCGGGGAAGCGGTCTGGATTATACCGTCATTGGCTCTCTGGCGCAGCAGATTGTGGACGCGCACGCGCTGGGGGTGGAGATAGCGGTGGTCATCGGTGGGGGAAATATCATCCGTGGACAACAGGCAGCGCAGGCGGGCATTGACCGCGCTACCGCCGACTATATGGGCATGCTGGCGACAGCCATCAATGCGCTCGCTCTGCAAGACGCCATCGAGCAGCTGGGCGTGCCCACGCGCGTACAGACCGCTATCCAGATGTTTCAGGTCGCCGAGCCGTTTATCCGCCGCCGCGCCATTCGCCATCTGGAGAAGGGGCGGGTGGTCATCCTTGCAGCTGGCACCGGCAACCCCTACTTTACTACCGACACCGCTGCCGCGTTGCGTGCGCTGGAAATCCATGCACAGGCGTTTCTGAAAGCGACGAACGTGGACGGGGTGTACGATTCCGACCCCCGACGTGATCCAAACGCTAAGCGATTCTCGTATATTACTTATAGTGAAGCCATCGCGCGCCAGCTGCGCGTGATGGACTTGACCGCACTGACGTTGTGTATGGAAAATCGTCTGCCGATTGTGGTGTTTAATATCGCCCGTCCGGGCAACGTGGTGCGGGCTATCCTTGGTGAAGACATCGGCACTCTGGTAGGAGGAGAGGAAAAATGATTGAGGAATTACTGAAAGAAGCCGAGCATAAGATGGAGAAGACGGTGGAGAAGGCAGCGCACGAGTTCTCCACCATCCGCACAGGGCGCGCCAACCCAGCGATTCTGGAGCATGTGATGGTGGATTACTACGGTACTCCTACCCCCATCAACCATATCGCCACCATTACAGTGCCCGAACCGCGCCTCTTGCTTATTCAGCCCTACGATAAGCAGAGCCTGGCATGGATTGAAAAAGCCATCTTGAAGTCCGACCTGAACCTGGTGCCTAATAATGACGGACAGGTCATCCGCATCCGCATCCCTGAGTTGACAGAAGAGAGGCGTAAGGAGCTCATCAAGCTGCTGCACAAAAAGGCAGAGGACGAGCGCGTGGCAATACGTAACGTGCGCCGTGAAGTCAACGAACACCTGAAAGCGGCGGAAAAGAAAGGTGAAATCTCTGAAGATGATGTAAAACGCGCCGAACAGCAGGTGCAGAAGCTTACCGATAAGTATATCGCCGAGATTGACCGCCTGCAGAAGGCAAAAGAGGACGAACTGATGGAGGTATAAGCGGGGCGAAGCTCCGGTGAGATGCATGGAAACCCTCTCGCTACAGGCTCGCATCGACGAGACCGCGCCCGCTGTGATCAAAGCGCGGGAGGCAGGTGTGGACTTTTCGCGCCTGCCCCAACACATCGCTATCATCATGGACGGTAATGGGCGGTGGGCACTCCAACGTGGGCTGCCGCGCTTGGTGGGACACCGACAGGGCTATCGTACGGTGCGCCGCGTGGTGAAAGATTGCGCTGACATCGGCGTGAAGATGGTGACACTGTACACCTTCAGTACCGAGAACTGGCGTCGCCCACCCGATGAGACCAGCGGTTTGATGGCTTTGATTGAGGAGGCAGCGCGTCAGGAGCTGCGCCAGATGGTTATCAACGGCATTCAGGTGCGTGTCATCGGGCGGATGCACGAGCTGCCTGCCAGCCTTCAGGAGGAGCTGCGTCGCGGCATGGAGATTACTGCTCAGAACAGCCGCCTCACCCTCAACCTCGCCATCAACTATGGCGGACGGGCGGAGATTGTGGACGCGGTACGCGCCATCGCGCGACGTGTTCGGCAAGGTGAAATCCAGCCTGAAGAGATAGACGAATCTACCATTCGCGCACACCTGTACACGCCGGATATGCCCGACCCCGACCTGCTCATCCGCACCGCAGGTGAGATGCGCGTGAGCAACTTTCTCGTGTGGCAAACCGCCTACTCGGAACTGTGGGTCACGCCTACCCTCTGGCCCGACTTCCGCACCGAGCACCTGATCGAAGCCATTGTCAGCTACCAGCAGCGGGTGCGTAAGTTCGGCGGCATCCCGGATGAGGAATGAAACGCATCGCCGTTCTCGGAAGCACCGGCTCTATCGGCACACAGTGCCTGGATGTGGCGGCGCGCTTGCCTGAGCGCATTCAGGTAGTCGCTCTCGCCGCACATCGTGACCACGAACGTTTGTGGCGACAGGCTCAGCAGTTTGGCGTACAGCACATTGCCCTCGTAGATGAAGCCGCCTCTGCCCTCCTGCGTGAGCGTCAGCCCGACTGGCATATTTACTCCGGCGATAAGGGTTTACAGACGGTAGCCACCCTGCCTGATGTGGACATGGTGGTAGTGGGTGTAGCGGGCGTGTGTGGACTGGCAGCGACTGTAGCTGCACTGCAGGCGGGCAAAAGTATCGCGCTGGCAAGCAAGGAGGTGCTGGTTGCAGCTGGAGAGAGCGTGATGTCGCTGGCGAAGGAGCGGGGGCTTGCAGTGGTGCCTATTGACAGCGAACATTCCGCTGTCTTCCAGTGTCTGCAAGGCGAGCGTCCCGAAGCGGTGCGCCGAATCTTGCTGACCGCCTCCGGCGGTGCGTTACGCGACGTACCATTGGAAGAGCTGCCTTTTGTGACCCCGGAACGTGCCTTGCAGCACCCTACCTGGCGCATGGGCGCGAAAATCACCATTGACAGCGCCACGCTGATGAACAAGGGGCTGGAAATCATCGAGGCGCACTGGCTTTTCGATGTGCCCGCTGATCGGGTGGAGGTGGTACTGCACCCTCAGAGCATCGTGCACGCGCTGGTGGAGATGTGTGACGGATCGGTGTTGGCGCAGCTGGGCTTGCCGGATATGCGTCTGCCTATCCAGTACGCCCTGCTCTATCCCGAACGGGTAGATACCGCCTTGCCTCGTTTGAACCTGACGCAGGTGGGCGTGCTTACCTTCTCAGAACCTGACCCGCGCCGTTACCCCGCCCTGCAGGTGGCACGGGATGCGCTGGCTACCGGCGGAACCATGCCCGCCGCGATGAACGCCGCTAATGAGGTGGCGGTTGCCCGTTTCCTCAAGGGCGAGATTCGCTTTACCGATATTGTGCGGTGCGTGCGGGAGGTCATGGAGAAGCATCAGCCGCAGCCCGCCACTCTGGAAGCGGTGCAGACGGTGGATTCGTGGGCGAGGGAACAGGCTCGCCTGTGGCAGAGTCCATAAAACCGGTGTATTTTGTAGCGAATCGGAAACGCGCAACAGGTATAATTAGCGTAAAGGATAGTAAAGGGCAACCCGGTTCGCCGTAAACCGCCAACGATGAGGAGGTTCCACATTGGAGTATCAGGCATTGCAAACACTATTTTATTTTCTGCTCACTATCGGTGTGCTGGTAGTCGCACACGAATTCGGCCATTTTATCGTTGCCAAATGGTGCGGGATGCGCGTGGAAGAGTTCGCCTTCGGCTTCGGGCCCAAGTGGATTGTGCTGGCACGTCAGGGCGACACTGAGTACACTATCCGTCCCTTCCCGCTTGGAGGATTCGTACGCATCGCCGGTATGGAGTCGCACGATGACGACAACCCGCCCCCCGGCACTTTCTTCTCCAAACCGATATGGCAGCGCAATGCAGTGGTGCTTGCTGGACCTGTCATGAGCCTGTTGCTGGGCTACGTGATTTTCTCCATCATGGGCATGACCGTCGGGCTGGACATTGGCAAGCCGATGAACCGCGTGGCGCAGGTACTCCCCGGCACCGAAGCGGAACGTATGGGGCTGAAGATGGGCGACGTGATTGTAGAGATTAACAAACAACCCATCCGCGACGGCGAGCAAATGATGAAGGTCATTCACAGCAGCCCGGGCAAAAAGCTCTTTATCCGCGTCAAGCGGGACGATGAATATATCCTGCTGAGCGGCGTTCCCAAGCAATATGAGGTTGAAGAGGTTGAGAACGGCAAGAAGGTTGTCAAGAAGCAGGGGCGCCTGGGGTTCATTCCTGCCCAGCAGGTGCAGCGTTTGTCGCCCTGGCAGTCGCTGGTAGCGGGCACGCGCATCACGAAGAACCTCATCATGGCCATTCCCGAACAACTGTTCACGAAGAACGTGAAAGATAACGTGGGCGGTCCGGTAGCCATCGTGCAGATGACGCATGTCGCCGCGAAAGAGGGGTTGCACCGCGTGCTCAGCTTCATGGCGGCGCTGAGCATCAGCCTGGGTATCCTGAACCTCTTCCCCATCCCGATTCTGGACGGGGGGCATCTGGTGCTCTACTTCATCGAGTGGCTGCGGAGAGGACGTCGCCTCACCGCGAAACAGCAAATGGCGGTGCAGATGGTAGGGCTGGCGATACTGCTCTCCATTCTGGTGCTGGTGACCGCCAACGACATCACCCGCCTGATAGCAGGAAAGCTGCCGCAGTAGGTGTAAGGACAACGATATGAGTGCTACCGTTCGGAAGGCGCGCACGACGGACGTTCCGGCGATGCAGCGCCTTGTGAACTTTTTTGCCGACCGCGGGGATATGCTTCACCGCTCGTTAGCGCAGTTCTACGAGAACCTGCGCGACTTCTTCGTGGTGGAAGAGGAAGGTCAGGTGGTGGGGTGTGTTGCCCTGCATGTGGTATGGCGCGACCTTGCGGAGATTAAATCGCTTGCGGTTGCCGAGGAGGCGCAGGGTAGGGGATACGGCAAGCAGCTGGTTGTGGCGTGCCTGCAGGAGGCGCCCTGCCTGGGCGTAGAGCGGGTGTTCGCCCTCACCTATAAACCGCAGTTCTTCGAAAAGCTGGGCTTCCGCGTATGTGATCGCGCCGAACTACCCCGCAAAGTGTGGACAGAGTGCGTGCATTGCCCCAAATTTTATGATTGCCAGGAAGTAGCGGTGATTATTGAGATACATCCGTAGGGGGGCATTGAACCCATCACTGTTAACCTGATTGCTGGGATATGGAACAACCGGTACAGCAGAGCTGAAGCAGCGAGGAGTCACGATGAAGATACGAACGGTGTGTGTGGTGATTATCTGGTGGCTGTGCTGCGATTCTGTCTGGGCAATTGGCGGCAGTGTACAGTTGATTGCCACCACCGTGCAAAATATCCCTGTGAAAATCATCCGCGTGGACATGAACGACGAAGAGGTGAAAGTAACCGGTATGCTGGCGAAGCAGCGTCGAGGGCGCACCGAGCCGCTGCAAAGCATGGTGGCGCGAGCGCGTCCCACTGCGGCGGTTACCGGAACCTTCTTCGGCACGCGCAACTACCTGCCGGTCGGTGACATCGTGATAGAGGGGAAGATGGTACACTTCGGCGGTATCGGCACCGCGCTGTGCATCACGCCCGACAATCAGGTGGAGTTCGTGGATGTGAAGCGCAACCGTCGCGAGGACTGGAGTGCATACGACTTCGTGATCCGCTCGGGACCACGCCTGGTCACCGCAGGTAAAATCGGGGTAGACCCTCGCGCAGAGGGCTTCCGCGACAGACACCTGCTGCGTCCGGCGTGGCGATTGGCGGTAGGACTGACTCGCGATAATCACTTGCTGTTCGTGGGCACGCGCAAACCTATCACGCTTAGCCAGATGGCGATTGTCATGCACCGGCTGGGCTGTGTGGATGCCATCAATCTGGACGCCGGTTCCTCAACGGGTATGTATTATCGGGGCAGAGTTCTGATGCGCCCTCTGCGTCGTCTGACAAACCTCGTGCTGATATACGAGCAGCGCGAGTACTACGAGCGCCGCAAGTATTCTATCCTGCCGGTGCACATCCGGCGGTAATACCGCTGTGCCTTCGCGTCGAGATGGTTCCCTCATCGTAACAGGACTCCATACCCTGTACAAAGAAAATACTCATTAGAATGCCGCGGCTATGGCTCGGCAGGAGCCTTGCTTTCCAGAGGCGAGGTGCAGCAAATTTGCGACGAGGGCAATCGGCATGGTAGAAGCGGTGGTAGCAGCTCCTCCTGTACTGCAGATGCGAGGCATCAGCAAGCAGTACCCGGGCGTGCAGGCTCTGGACAATGTGGACTTCGAGGTACGCGCAGGCGAGGTGATGGCGCTTGTAGGGGAAAACGGCGCGGGTAAATCCACCCTGATGAAAATCCTCGCCGGGGCAGAGACGCGCGATAGGGGCGAAATCCTGCTGGACGGTAAGCCGGTACACATCACCAGCCCGCATGAGGCAATGGACCTCGGTATCCGCATCATCTATCAGGAGTTTAACCTGGTGCCCTACCTTAGCGCAGCAGAGAATATCTTTCTGGGGCGTGAACCGCGTGCCAGGGTGCCCGGCTTTGTGGATTTTCGTACCATGTACGGGCGCGCCCAGCAGCTGATAGACGAGCTGGGAGTGCAGATAGACGTGCGTACCCCCGTGCAGTACCTCTCAGTAGCGCAGCAGCAGATGGTGGAAATCGCCAAAGCCATCTCCCAGAACGCGCGCGTGCTGGCGATGGATGAACCCTCCGCTACCCTCACCGAACATGAGCTGCAGAACCTCTTCCGGCTCATCCGTCGGCTAAAGGAGCAGGGTGTCGGCATCATCTATATCTCGCATCGGCTGGAGGAAATCTTCGAAATTGCCGATCGGGTAACCGTACTGCGCGACGGCAAGCTGGTGGGCGTACGGCAGGTGGCGGAGACCAGCCGCGATGAACTTATCCGCATGATGGTGGGACGCGAAATCACCGAGCAGTTCCCTGCCCGCCAGACGCAACGGGGCGAAGTGGCTCTGGAGGTACGCGGTC
This Armatimonadota bacterium DNA region includes the following protein-coding sequences:
- a CDS encoding zinc metalloprotease, whose protein sequence is MEYQALQTLFYFLLTIGVLVVAHEFGHFIVAKWCGMRVEEFAFGFGPKWIVLARQGDTEYTIRPFPLGGFVRIAGMESHDDDNPPPGTFFSKPIWQRNAVVLAGPVMSLLLGYVIFSIMGMTVGLDIGKPMNRVAQVLPGTEAERMGLKMGDVIVEINKQPIRDGEQMMKVIHSSPGKKLFIRVKRDDEYILLSGVPKQYEVEEVENGKKVVKKQGRLGFIPAQQVQRLSPWQSLVAGTRITKNLIMAIPEQLFTKNVKDNVGGPVAIVQMTHVAAKEGLHRVLSFMAALSISLGILNLFPIPILDGGHLVLYFIEWLRRGRRLTAKQQMAVQMVGLAILLSILVLVTANDITRLIAGKLPQ
- a CDS encoding isoprenyl transferase, whose translation is METLSLQARIDETAPAVIKAREAGVDFSRLPQHIAIIMDGNGRWALQRGLPRLVGHRQGYRTVRRVVKDCADIGVKMVTLYTFSTENWRRPPDETSGLMALIEEAARQELRQMVINGIQVRVIGRMHELPASLQEELRRGMEITAQNSRLTLNLAINYGGRAEIVDAVRAIARRVRQGEIQPEEIDESTIRAHLYTPDMPDPDLLIRTAGEMRVSNFLVWQTAYSELWVTPTLWPDFRTEHLIEAIVSYQQRVRKFGGIPDEE
- the rbsA gene encoding ribose import ATP-binding protein RbsA; the encoded protein is MVEAVVAAPPVLQMRGISKQYPGVQALDNVDFEVRAGEVMALVGENGAGKSTLMKILAGAETRDRGEILLDGKPVHITSPHEAMDLGIRIIYQEFNLVPYLSAAENIFLGREPRARVPGFVDFRTMYGRAQQLIDELGVQIDVRTPVQYLSVAQQQMVEIAKAISQNARVLAMDEPSATLTEHELQNLFRLIRRLKEQGVGIIYISHRLEEIFEIADRVTVLRDGKLVGVRQVAETSRDELIRMMVGREITEQFPARQTQRGEVALEVRGLNRKGVLHDIFLKVHKGEIVGLAGLVGAGRTELARAIFGADPIDSGEILLEGKPVRIRSPQDAIRMGIGLMTEDRKTLGLILNMTVRENNTLANLKALTRLGFVQLRRERQVAEQYVRDLMIRTPSIEQAVKNLSGGNQQKVVLAKWLFTRSKVLIFDEPTRGIDVGAKAEIYQLMNRLAEQGVAILMISSELPEVLGMSDRILVMHQGRIAGELSREEATQERIMHLATGGG
- the argA gene encoding acetyltransferase, with translation MSATVRKARTTDVPAMQRLVNFFADRGDMLHRSLAQFYENLRDFFVVEEEGQVVGCVALHVVWRDLAEIKSLAVAEEAQGRGYGKQLVVACLQEAPCLGVERVFALTYKPQFFEKLGFRVCDRAELPRKVWTECVHCPKFYDCQEVAVIIEIHP
- the dxr gene encoding 1-deoxy-D-xylulose 5-phosphate reductoisomerase; translated protein: MKRIAVLGSTGSIGTQCLDVAARLPERIQVVALAAHRDHERLWRQAQQFGVQHIALVDEAASALLRERQPDWHIYSGDKGLQTVATLPDVDMVVVGVAGVCGLAATVAALQAGKSIALASKEVLVAAGESVMSLAKERGLAVVPIDSEHSAVFQCLQGERPEAVRRILLTASGGALRDVPLEELPFVTPERALQHPTWRMGAKITIDSATLMNKGLEIIEAHWLFDVPADRVEVVLHPQSIVHALVEMCDGSVLAQLGLPDMRLPIQYALLYPERVDTALPRLNLTQVGVLTFSEPDPRRYPALQVARDALATGGTMPAAMNAANEVAVARFLKGEIRFTDIVRCVREVMEKHQPQPATLEAVQTVDSWAREQARLWQSP